In Dyadobacter sp. NIV53, a single window of DNA contains:
- a CDS encoding glycosyltransferase, translated as MKIAGNIGLLLQCLIGFNLIFPVVLLLIYNIKQSVKKSLKVTPLPVSPDYAIIVTAYEQTQQLNAVVDSLLKLRYTNYHIYIVADKCDISNLRFPEKSVLLLRPEQTLGSNTRSHFYAIKNFIRPHSHLTIIDSDNLAESNYLDELNVYFNQGFEAVQGVRKAKNLNSTYACLDAARDIYYHFYDGKILFGAGSSATLAGSGMAFTTDLYQKCLGHLDVTGAGFDKVLQDGIVSRGYQIAFAENAVVYDEKTSGTDQLVNQRARWINTWFKYFSLGFRILFKGIVNFNWNQFLFGLVLLRPPLFIFLLLSGFFLIINLFFSPLISVFWFTALCVFVAGFYISLRKSETEPRIYQSLVNIPRFIAFQVLALLKSRKANQISVATKHGHSDKE; from the coding sequence ATGAAAATAGCGGGAAATATAGGATTGCTGTTACAGTGTCTGATCGGTTTTAATCTGATTTTTCCTGTTGTTTTACTATTAATATATAATATTAAACAATCCGTTAAAAAATCATTAAAAGTAACTCCATTACCGGTATCTCCGGACTATGCTATTATTGTTACAGCTTATGAACAAACGCAGCAGTTGAATGCAGTGGTTGATTCATTGCTGAAATTGAGATATACAAATTACCATATTTATATTGTAGCAGATAAATGTGACATCTCTAATCTTCGTTTTCCTGAAAAAAGTGTTTTATTGCTTCGTCCTGAGCAAACCCTGGGAAGTAACACAAGATCACATTTTTATGCGATCAAAAACTTTATCCGGCCACATTCCCATCTCACTATTATTGACAGTGATAATTTGGCTGAAAGTAACTACCTCGATGAGCTGAATGTATATTTTAACCAGGGTTTTGAAGCTGTGCAAGGTGTTCGCAAAGCCAAAAATCTGAACAGCACTTATGCATGCCTGGATGCTGCCAGAGATATTTATTATCATTTTTATGATGGGAAAATACTTTTTGGCGCAGGTTCATCAGCTACTCTGGCTGGCTCGGGAATGGCTTTCACAACTGATCTTTACCAAAAATGTCTCGGACATCTGGACGTAACCGGTGCAGGATTTGACAAGGTTCTTCAGGATGGTATTGTAAGCAGGGGTTATCAGATTGCCTTTGCTGAGAATGCCGTTGTTTATGATGAAAAAACGAGCGGGACTGATCAGCTTGTGAACCAGAGGGCTCGCTGGATTAATACCTGGTTCAAGTATTTTTCACTGGGATTCAGGATTTTGTTTAAGGGTATTGTCAATTTTAACTGGAATCAGTTCCTGTTTGGCCTTGTTTTGCTAAGGCCGCCGTTGTTTATATTTCTTTTGCTTTCCGGGTTTTTCCTGATCATCAATTTATTTTTTTCCCCGCTTATTTCTGTTTTCTGGTTTACAGCATTGTGTGTGTTCGTTGCAGGGTTTTATATATCTCTCAGAAAATCAGAAACAGAGCCACGTATTTATCAGTCGCTGGTCAACATTCCGAGGTTTATCGCTTTTCAGGTACTGGCACTGCTTAAGTCACGGAAAGCCAACCAGATTTCAGTAGCCACAAAGCATGGACATTCGGATAAGGAATAG
- a CDS encoding O-antigen ligase, giving the protein MEKDIQIFVKDDGASHATLKHRIRQLFWVDKLSNATGLVILLFISLIFGALIAYKGIIAGAFILVVIFTPPVIYAIVVYPLFGISVLLVFAYLLFFIMKLGINFPMGTLMDGIQGLLLLGFFIHQKRKPGWDIFKSPVSYMILIWIVFNIIEVANPAAESRLAWLYTIRSVAVVMLMYFVFMYQIKTISAVKYILKLWIALSVFAALYAYKQEYIGFSDAEDEWLHSDPGIAGLLFIAGHWRKFSIFSDPVAFSYNMVVSSILCISLLTNAKKFWKKLLLTIFIILFLTAMLFSGTRGAYVLVPAAMVLFLILRFSRDVLIGAIIAAFFIVCLIFVPTSNQNILRFQTAFKPSDDLSFKVRTANQKRIQPYILSHPIGGGLGATGAWGSRFAPNSYLANFPPDSGYVRVAVELGWIGMLIFCFLMFFILREGINNYYTIVNPELKTYCMAMLLMVFAYNIGNYPQEALVQFPSNIYFYLVVALIHVTKRIDDKEIENAKRKVT; this is encoded by the coding sequence GTGGAAAAAGACATTCAGATATTTGTAAAAGATGATGGTGCATCACATGCTACTTTAAAACACAGAATAAGACAATTGTTTTGGGTGGATAAGCTCAGCAATGCAACTGGTCTGGTTATTCTTTTATTCATTTCCCTGATTTTTGGCGCTCTTATAGCTTACAAAGGAATTATCGCCGGGGCGTTTATTCTTGTCGTGATTTTCACACCGCCGGTTATTTACGCAATAGTGGTTTATCCTCTATTTGGTATTTCGGTCCTGCTTGTATTCGCTTATCTGCTGTTCTTCATTATGAAACTGGGAATAAATTTTCCAATGGGAACGCTTATGGATGGAATTCAGGGCTTGCTCCTTCTGGGCTTTTTTATTCACCAAAAGAGAAAACCGGGATGGGATATATTCAAAAGTCCGGTAAGTTACATGATCCTCATTTGGATCGTTTTTAATATCATTGAAGTGGCTAATCCGGCTGCGGAATCAAGGCTGGCCTGGTTGTATACTATCAGGTCTGTTGCCGTTGTGATGCTCATGTATTTCGTTTTTATGTATCAGATAAAAACGATAAGTGCTGTAAAGTATATCCTTAAATTATGGATTGCACTCTCCGTCTTTGCAGCGTTATATGCTTACAAACAGGAATACATTGGTTTTTCTGATGCCGAAGATGAATGGCTTCATTCTGATCCGGGCATTGCCGGCCTTCTGTTTATAGCTGGTCATTGGCGGAAATTTTCTATTTTTTCGGATCCGGTGGCCTTTTCGTACAATATGGTCGTTAGCAGTATTTTATGTATCAGCCTGCTTACCAATGCGAAGAAATTCTGGAAAAAATTGTTGCTGACCATCTTCATTATACTTTTTTTGACAGCCATGTTATTTTCCGGGACCAGAGGCGCTTATGTTTTGGTACCGGCTGCCATGGTCCTGTTTCTGATATTACGGTTTAGCCGGGATGTATTGATTGGAGCGATTATCGCAGCATTTTTTATCGTTTGCCTCATTTTCGTACCCACTTCCAACCAAAATATTTTACGTTTCCAAACTGCATTTAAGCCTTCGGATGATTTGTCATTCAAAGTCAGGACGGCCAATCAAAAACGTATTCAGCCTTATATTTTGTCTCATCCAATTGGTGGCGGGTTAGGAGCTACCGGGGCTTGGGGAAGCCGGTTTGCTCCTAACAGTTATCTGGCTAATTTTCCGCCCGACAGCGGATATGTTCGCGTGGCCGTTGAACTGGGCTGGATTGGTATGCTGATATTCTGTTTTTTGATGTTTTTTATCCTGCGTGAGGGAATCAATAATTACTATACAATTGTAAATCCCGAACTTAAAACATATTGCATGGCTATGCTTCTGATGGTTTTTGCATATAATATTGGCAATTATCCGCAGGAAGCCTTGGTGCAGTTTCCATCAAATATTTATTTCTATCTGGTAGTGGCACTTATCCACGTCACCAAACGAATTGACGATAAAGAGATTGAAAATGCGAAACGAAAAGTTACCTGA
- a CDS encoding beta-1,6-N-acetylglucosaminyltransferase — MKIAHLILAHSEPSQLERIINKLAHQDAYFFIHLDQKISQEAFQYLTSMDRVYLIPDRVKVAWGAYSLVQATIIGFQAIVNSGLRIDYINLLSGSDYPLKPANEIHAFFDENKGRNFMGFESVNEQWLEAIPRITQYHLTNYAFPGKYIVQRWINILTPKRKMPDGLIPVGRSQWMSITTEAVQYILQYLNSHPHIVRFFELTWAPDEMIFQTILYNSDFKGSLVNNNLRYIDWAAGNPSPKILDEQDLEKLLASDKLFARKFDSSKSRRVLDMLDEKIQNLK, encoded by the coding sequence ATGAAAATTGCCCACCTGATATTAGCCCATTCAGAACCCAGCCAACTGGAAAGAATTATAAATAAGCTGGCTCATCAGGATGCGTATTTTTTTATACACCTTGATCAAAAAATAAGTCAGGAAGCATTTCAGTATCTTACTTCAATGGACAGGGTTTATTTAATTCCTGACCGAGTAAAGGTAGCTTGGGGAGCTTATAGTCTGGTTCAGGCGACAATCATCGGTTTTCAGGCTATCGTAAATTCCGGATTGAGAATTGATTATATCAATTTATTAAGCGGATCGGATTATCCGCTAAAACCGGCGAATGAAATTCATGCTTTTTTTGATGAAAACAAGGGACGAAATTTTATGGGATTTGAGTCTGTAAACGAGCAATGGCTTGAAGCAATTCCAAGAATAACCCAATACCACCTGACGAATTATGCCTTTCCTGGAAAATATATTGTACAGAGATGGATCAATATACTAACACCCAAAAGGAAGATGCCGGACGGGCTCATTCCGGTTGGCAGGTCGCAATGGATGAGTATCACTACTGAGGCAGTTCAATATATACTTCAGTACCTGAATTCACATCCTCATATAGTTCGTTTTTTTGAATTGACATGGGCACCGGACGAAATGATTTTTCAAACTATTCTTTATAATTCTGATTTTAAAGGAAGCCTCGTCAATAACAATTTAAGATACATTGACTGGGCGGCTGGAAATCCCAGCCCTAAAATCCTTGATGAACAGGATCTTGAAAAATTACTGGCGTCAGACAAGCTTTTTGCAAGAAAATTTGACAGCTCAAAAAGTCGTAGGGTGCTTGACATGCTGGATGAAAAAATACAAAACCTGAAATAA
- a CDS encoding glycosyltransferase has protein sequence MLNKRNNKTFAKSILRAVKELDFRDFVHFNDNDMFRSFYLKDYLKPKISIYYSRDFMLAVDYWKKHGTALEPQLIAKSDICVANSTYLADYCKKYNKHSYYVGQGCDLEIFLNGINASEPQDMKLISKPRIGYVGALQILRLDLGLMHYIAVHRPDWNIILVGPEDNEFRESNLHKLPNVIFTGSRSIDELPAYINSFDVCINPQLLNEVTIGNYPRKIDEYLAVGKPVVATKTDAMSVFSEHVYLGKTNEDYVKLIEQALKENSVARTEARRVFAGMHTWENSVAEIYSAISKSV, from the coding sequence TTGCTCAATAAACGGAACAATAAGACATTTGCCAAATCTATTCTCAGGGCTGTAAAAGAACTTGATTTCAGGGATTTTGTTCATTTCAATGACAATGATATGTTCCGTAGTTTTTATCTGAAAGATTACCTGAAACCTAAAATTTCCATTTATTACTCCCGCGATTTCATGTTGGCAGTAGATTACTGGAAAAAACATGGAACTGCACTTGAACCTCAGCTCATAGCAAAAAGTGATATTTGTGTGGCTAATTCTACCTATCTCGCAGATTACTGTAAAAAATACAATAAACATTCTTATTACGTTGGGCAGGGGTGTGATCTTGAAATTTTCCTGAACGGTATCAATGCATCCGAACCGCAGGATATGAAGCTGATCAGCAAGCCGAGGATTGGTTATGTTGGTGCGTTGCAAATTCTCAGGCTTGACCTTGGTCTGATGCACTACATTGCAGTTCACCGGCCAGACTGGAATATTATACTGGTTGGCCCGGAGGATAATGAATTCAGGGAAAGTAATTTACATAAGTTGCCCAATGTTATTTTTACAGGATCCAGGAGCATAGATGAACTACCGGCATATATCAATTCATTTGATGTTTGTATTAATCCACAGCTTCTCAATGAGGTAACCATCGGGAATTATCCACGTAAAATCGATGAATATCTTGCTGTTGGTAAACCGGTTGTGGCCACCAAAACGGATGCTATGAGCGTATTTTCAGAACATGTTTATCTGGGAAAAACAAATGAGGATTATGTAAAACTTATTGAGCAGGCATTGAAAGAGAATTCAGTAGCCAGGACGGAGGCGCGTCGTGTCTTTGCAGGAATGCACACCTGGGAAAACAGTGTAGCGGAAATTTATAGCGCTATCAGTAAATCTGTTTAA
- a CDS encoding response regulator, with translation MQKFTTNHSLKWYYTSICFGLALIFGSQYFTYQSLQDLSLNNKGVTTTIGILNQTANFGLATKDFQSNMRGYLITQDEELLSDNYRKRVQLVEISDTLFNLVKADGEQTKRVKELLAISSAVVSFTQKVITLDRIEGSEKAFNLIKEGEGKRLDKLLSGKINEIEKSANQGLLERRKLVLVTQKNSTLFIFSTSIIGLFLTMLAGIFLLSDQRKQKQLQKEINEKERILTQYLEAIPDGVMVVNTQKEIVLLNQSGREILGIKGGKIETVYDELSKVKLLDPTRYHVRFTPDSLPVARGLLGEKLTANKIDLIKDNKIFHLESNVQPVIGLEGEVTSAITVFRDITERANYETTLENARVLAEKSVRVKDIFLSNVSHEIRTPLNAIIGFTNLLVAQVKDAKSTDYVNYIQIASKNLLELINDILDFSKIEAGQIILEKTPASIKELIDSVSIIIDQRAAEKNIRYVQTISEDLPKMIETDKLRMSQILLNVCGNAIKFTEKGEVRLTVEPVGEVIDGSQRIRFIVQDSGIGIPNDKLKEVFNRFVQAAESTTRIFGGTGLGLSIVKSLVEIFEGTIVLKSEVGKGSTFTMEFPMKLVEDTFLQENIENEVDISSSISSLRVLAAEDNTLNQKLLQAIFERLDISLTIVGNGLEAIERLEKEEFDLVLMDIQMPVMDGYTAIKQIRSSVSKTIPIITMTAHAMVGEKEECLSIGANSYISKPFKEKELLYTIAHLGNKENSEPALPKETQRPVNNNHMPDQVVDLDYLFEITGGDTELRDELISMFENESEIQLNAITVSAISGDGEKLRLAIHKFRSSLFSVGLLYTANQYKELEAILKQGSWQKELNQKLEELKLQSELGLSQLKLL, from the coding sequence ATGCAAAAATTCACCACCAACCACTCACTCAAATGGTATTATACCAGTATATGTTTTGGGTTGGCTCTGATCTTTGGATCTCAATATTTTACTTATCAAAGTTTACAGGATCTTTCCCTTAATAATAAGGGTGTGACCACGACCATTGGCATACTGAACCAGACAGCTAACTTTGGATTGGCTACAAAAGATTTCCAGTCTAATATGCGCGGCTATCTGATCACCCAGGACGAAGAATTATTATCAGATAATTACAGAAAACGTGTTCAGCTGGTTGAGATCAGTGATACGCTGTTTAATCTGGTGAAGGCTGATGGCGAGCAAACAAAAAGAGTAAAGGAACTTTTGGCAATTTCCAGTGCTGTTGTATCCTTTACTCAAAAAGTGATTACCCTAGACCGGATTGAAGGTTCAGAAAAAGCGTTTAATTTAATAAAGGAAGGTGAAGGCAAGCGTTTGGATAAACTTTTATCGGGCAAGATAAACGAAATTGAAAAATCTGCCAATCAGGGACTTTTGGAACGTCGCAAACTTGTATTGGTTACACAAAAGAACTCAACCCTGTTTATTTTTTCTACGAGTATTATTGGTCTTTTCCTTACAATGCTCGCAGGTATTTTCCTGCTTAGCGACCAGCGCAAACAAAAACAATTGCAAAAAGAGATCAATGAAAAGGAGCGTATACTAACCCAATATCTTGAGGCAATTCCGGATGGGGTAATGGTAGTCAATACACAAAAGGAAATTGTACTGCTGAATCAGTCAGGAAGGGAAATATTGGGAATCAAAGGTGGTAAAATCGAAACCGTTTATGATGAATTGAGTAAAGTAAAACTGCTTGATCCGACCAGATATCATGTTCGCTTTACTCCTGATTCTTTACCGGTTGCCAGAGGATTGCTTGGAGAAAAACTGACTGCCAATAAAATTGACCTTATCAAAGACAACAAAATATTCCATCTGGAAAGTAATGTCCAGCCGGTTATCGGTTTGGAAGGCGAAGTTACAAGTGCGATAACGGTATTCAGGGATATTACGGAAAGGGCAAATTATGAAACTACACTCGAAAATGCGAGGGTTCTGGCCGAAAAGTCTGTAAGAGTAAAAGATATTTTTCTTTCTAATGTAAGTCATGAAATCCGGACGCCACTAAATGCAATTATTGGATTTACCAACTTGCTGGTTGCCCAGGTAAAAGATGCCAAGAGTACCGACTATGTAAATTATATTCAGATCGCCAGTAAAAATTTATTGGAACTAATTAACGATATCCTGGATTTTTCAAAAATAGAAGCCGGTCAGATTATCCTGGAAAAAACACCGGCTTCGATCAAGGAATTAATTGATTCAGTATCTATTATTATTGATCAGAGAGCAGCAGAAAAAAATATCAGATATGTGCAGACCATATCGGAGGATTTGCCGAAAATGATTGAAACCGATAAATTGCGCATGTCGCAAATCCTGCTCAATGTGTGTGGAAATGCAATAAAATTCACTGAAAAAGGGGAAGTCCGGTTAACAGTGGAACCTGTTGGAGAAGTTATTGATGGCTCACAAAGAATCAGGTTCATCGTTCAGGACAGTGGAATTGGCATTCCGAATGATAAATTAAAAGAAGTATTTAACAGGTTTGTACAGGCCGCAGAAAGTACCACAAGAATTTTTGGAGGTACAGGACTTGGATTAAGTATTGTAAAATCGCTTGTGGAAATTTTTGAAGGAACGATTGTTTTAAAAAGTGAAGTAGGAAAAGGCAGTACTTTCACAATGGAGTTTCCTATGAAGCTGGTTGAGGACACTTTTCTGCAGGAGAATATTGAAAATGAGGTGGACATCAGCAGTTCCATTTCTTCGTTAAGAGTGTTGGCAGCAGAAGATAATACACTTAACCAAAAGCTGTTACAGGCAATTTTTGAAAGGCTGGATATTTCGCTTACGATTGTTGGTAACGGATTGGAGGCAATAGAAAGACTGGAAAAGGAAGAGTTTGATCTTGTACTGATGGATATCCAGATGCCAGTTATGGATGGATATACTGCCATTAAACAAATCAGAAGTTCGGTTTCCAAAACAATACCAATCATTACCATGACTGCACATGCGATGGTTGGAGAGAAAGAAGAGTGCCTTAGCATAGGTGCCAACAGTTATATTTCAAAACCATTCAAGGAAAAGGAGCTGCTTTATACCATTGCGCATCTCGGAAACAAAGAAAATTCCGAGCCGGCATTACCTAAAGAAACTCAACGTCCTGTTAATAATAATCATATGCCTGATCAAGTTGTAGACCTGGATTACCTGTTTGAAATAACCGGAGGAGATACTGAACTCCGTGACGAGCTCATCTCCATGTTTGAAAATGAGAGTGAAATCCAGTTAAACGCCATTACTGTATCGGCCATTTCCGGAGATGGGGAAAAATTACGCCTGGCTATTCACAAGTTCCGCTCGTCCTTATTTTCCGTTGGACTGCTTTACACTGCTAATCAATACAAAGAACTCGAAGCAATACTTAAGCAGGGAAGCTGGCAAAAGGAATTAAACCAAAAATTAGAAGAGCTTAAATTACAATCCGAGCTTGGTTTATCTCAATTGAAACTGCTTTAA
- a CDS encoding glycosyltransferase: MTKDYFFEDVTLLITHYNRSTSLEQLLRSFTALNCHFGDIVVSDDGSVIQHLEYIVSLQKEFNFRLVTTPKNKGLGNNINKGQDAVKSLFTLYVQEDFTPTALFPESFKDAMGLIRNNQEIDIVRFYAYFEYPYLANPRHGYYETDFRLWKPGYQKFYVYSDHPHLRRNSFFERFGRYVRRPERRCNRV, encoded by the coding sequence ATGACGAAAGATTACTTTTTTGAAGATGTAACACTTTTGATCACACACTACAACCGGAGCACGTCTCTGGAACAGTTGCTCAGATCATTTACAGCACTTAATTGTCACTTTGGAGATATTGTAGTTTCTGATGATGGCAGTGTCATTCAGCACCTTGAATACATTGTTTCTCTGCAAAAAGAATTCAATTTCCGTTTGGTTACCACTCCTAAAAACAAAGGGCTTGGCAATAATATTAACAAGGGCCAGGATGCGGTGAAGAGTTTATTTACACTTTATGTACAGGAAGATTTCACGCCAACTGCCTTATTTCCTGAAAGTTTTAAGGATGCCATGGGCCTCATCAGAAATAATCAGGAAATTGATATAGTACGTTTTTACGCTTATTTCGAATATCCGTACCTGGCCAATCCACGTCACGGTTATTACGAAACTGATTTTAGGTTATGGAAGCCGGGATACCAGAAATTTTATGTTTACAGCGATCATCCCCATTTGCGGCGCAACAGCTTTTTTGAAAGATTTGGCAGGTATGTCAGAAGGCCAGAAAGGAGATGTAACAGAGTATAG
- a CDS encoding glycosyltransferase, producing the protein MIHYFPETTLLITHYNRSESLERLLKCFKALDCKFGGIVVSDDGSRPDHLKKLESLMDQYAFELVKTPVNKGLGNNINKGQDAVKTAYTLYVQEDFEPAEIFTTHFKDALDFMQSDTTLDIVRFYAYFTYPNLIPYGKGYSEMIYSFWNWNHLKFYCYSDHPHLRRSNFLNKFGRYPEGIKGDLTEYKMAVSFIQKKGRGLFYNDFTQLFYQKNSSDEPSTMVRANWRLSENPAVKLARVVYLRYRWLRNTLDLVFMK; encoded by the coding sequence ATGATACATTATTTCCCTGAAACAACGCTTCTAATCACGCATTATAACAGAAGTGAATCACTTGAACGCCTGTTGAAATGCTTCAAAGCGCTGGACTGTAAGTTTGGAGGCATTGTGGTATCTGACGACGGAAGCCGTCCTGACCATTTAAAAAAGCTGGAAAGTTTAATGGATCAATATGCTTTTGAACTGGTAAAGACGCCGGTTAACAAAGGATTAGGTAATAATATTAATAAGGGACAGGATGCAGTAAAAACTGCTTATACATTATATGTACAGGAAGATTTCGAACCAGCTGAAATTTTCACCACGCATTTTAAGGATGCGTTGGACTTTATGCAATCTGATACAACGCTGGATATTGTTCGGTTTTACGCCTATTTCACTTATCCTAATCTGATACCTTATGGCAAAGGTTATTCAGAAATGATCTATTCGTTCTGGAACTGGAACCACCTTAAATTTTACTGTTACAGTGATCATCCGCATTTGAGAAGGAGCAATTTCCTGAATAAATTCGGACGATACCCGGAAGGCATCAAGGGGGATTTGACTGAATATAAAATGGCTGTGAGTTTTATCCAGAAGAAAGGCCGGGGATTATTTTATAATGATTTCACTCAATTATTCTATCAAAAAAATTCTTCCGACGAGCCAAGTACGATGGTCCGTGCAAACTGGCGGCTAAGTGAAAATCCGGCGGTTAAACTTGCGCGTGTCGTTTATCTGCGATATCGCTGGCTCAGGAACACCCTGGATCTTGTATTTATGAAATAA
- a CDS encoding glycosyltransferase family 2 protein produces the protein MSLFGLPVWIEPHLFARKKFNDLSKNDIQELRGRIKRFTDNAPDVSVVIPAWNEENNIYRTLSSLSASRTNYKVEIVVINNNSTDGTQHVLDTLGVRSYFQPVQGTPSARQMGLDQAKGKYHLCADSDTFYPPDWIDLMVAPMVKDSGITGVYGIYSFIPPEGQGRFGLWVYEKFAGMMIQIRKKNREYLNVYGFNMGFVTQTGRETGGFKVSGNRIYANIVGSDYQNEAEDGRMALNLKTAGNLKMVTDPKARVFTSPRRLMDDGSIGKAFMNRAIRQVKGIRYYLSNKL, from the coding sequence ATGAGTTTATTTGGTTTACCTGTATGGATTGAACCGCATTTATTTGCAAGGAAAAAGTTTAATGACCTTTCAAAAAATGACATTCAGGAATTGCGCGGCAGGATCAAACGGTTTACTGACAACGCACCTGATGTCTCCGTGGTTATTCCCGCCTGGAACGAAGAAAATAATATTTACCGGACCCTTTCTTCACTTTCGGCCAGCAGGACAAACTACAAAGTGGAAATTGTAGTAATTAACAATAATTCAACCGATGGAACTCAGCATGTGCTGGATACTTTGGGGGTTCGGTCTTATTTTCAGCCGGTTCAGGGAACGCCAAGTGCGAGGCAAATGGGCCTGGACCAGGCAAAGGGGAAATACCACTTATGCGCAGATTCTGATACTTTTTATCCGCCTGACTGGATTGACCTGATGGTAGCTCCAATGGTGAAAGATTCCGGAATTACGGGTGTTTACGGAATTTATTCTTTTATTCCTCCCGAGGGACAAGGCCGGTTTGGACTTTGGGTGTATGAAAAATTTGCCGGAATGATGATCCAAATCAGGAAGAAAAACAGGGAATATTTGAATGTTTATGGTTTTAATATGGGGTTTGTAACGCAAACTGGTCGTGAAACAGGAGGATTCAAAGTAAGTGGAAACCGGATATATGCCAATATTGTGGGCAGTGACTATCAGAACGAGGCCGAAGACGGGCGGATGGCACTCAACCTTAAAACTGCTGGTAATTTAAAAATGGTAACAGATCCAAAAGCCAGGGTTTTTACTTCTCCAAGACGCCTGATGGACGACGGAAGTATAGGCAAAGCATTTATGAACCGTGCGATACGGCAGGTGAAGGGGATTCGCTACTATCTATCAAATAAATTGTGA
- a CDS encoding oligosaccharide flippase family protein has protein sequence MVSGNNCNRDISITERTSIFFLFYIKNQSLAFFVEWFGIIYVASLPSFIATCAVQAEQRFDQLLYIRFCSQGIFILFVFFMVLTHTASLQNIIYAYLAGAAATSLLTIVMGWSRISSIKYRSKACVKELFNFGKFTVLTTLSSNLFGTSNTIIVNFMLGPAALAVFNLGSRLMEIIEIPLRSFAATGMPELSAAYNAGDKKKVMDTLKKYIGIITLTLLPVCISAAVLADVAIGILGGSKYVHSEAANIMRILMILALLYPLDRFFRSDSGRYSSASDQLHKSICNARRKYCSYFHRYLHHR, from the coding sequence ATGGTATCTGGCAATAATTGTAACCGGGATATTAGTATTACTGAACGTACCAGCATATTTTTTCTTTTTTATATTAAAAATCAGTCTCTTGCTTTTTTCGTAGAATGGTTTGGTATCATTTATGTAGCTTCCCTGCCTTCATTTATTGCAACCTGTGCTGTACAAGCCGAACAACGATTTGACCAGCTTCTTTATATCCGGTTTTGCAGCCAGGGTATATTCATATTGTTTGTATTTTTTATGGTACTAACACATACAGCCAGTTTACAAAATATCATTTACGCATATCTGGCAGGAGCTGCCGCAACAAGTTTGCTGACAATCGTTATGGGCTGGTCAAGGATTTCCTCCATAAAATACAGAAGTAAAGCCTGCGTAAAAGAATTATTTAATTTCGGGAAATTCACCGTGCTGACAACACTCAGTTCTAATTTGTTTGGAACATCCAATACCATCATTGTTAATTTTATGCTTGGTCCAGCAGCATTAGCTGTATTTAACCTAGGTTCGCGTTTAATGGAGATCATTGAAATACCGCTTCGCAGTTTTGCAGCAACTGGTATGCCGGAGCTTTCGGCTGCTTACAATGCCGGAGACAAAAAGAAGGTAATGGATACCCTGAAAAAGTATATTGGTATTATTACACTGACCCTTTTGCCTGTTTGTATCTCCGCCGCAGTGCTCGCTGACGTAGCCATCGGGATTTTAGGAGGAAGCAAATATGTGCATAGTGAAGCTGCCAATATCATGCGCATTTTAATGATTTTAGCCCTGTTATATCCACTGGACCGCTTTTTTCGCTCTGACTCTGGACGTTATTCATCAGCCTCAGATCAACTTCATAAAAGTATTTGTAATGCTCGCCGGAAGTATTGCAGCTACTTTCATCGGTATTTACATCACAGGTAA